A window of Paraburkholderia bryophila contains these coding sequences:
- the tnpA gene encoding IS66-like element accessory protein TnpA, protein MDTTLSESPEKKHGSRAGRPNYPRELRDGLAAAAREPGVSVARLARENGINANMLYTWRRRYLAEQQAPSTSLLPVVLLSDALTQVVASSSGAPQARDMKPASPGGTIEIRIGRAVVKVDGLVDADMLRNRRLQSAARACRVDRLSPVKPFEQKRELGGGQRHDASVAGPCKAPLLKTFRK, encoded by the coding sequence ATGGACACCACTTTGTCAGAGTCTCCAGAGAAGAAGCATGGAAGTCGAGCAGGCCGTCCGAATTACCCTCGGGAGCTTCGGGACGGGCTGGCGGCAGCAGCGCGTGAGCCGGGCGTCTCGGTCGCGAGACTGGCCCGGGAGAATGGCATCAACGCGAACATGTTGTACACCTGGCGGCGGCGATATCTTGCCGAGCAGCAAGCTCCGTCTACCAGCCTCCTCCCGGTCGTACTGCTGAGTGACGCGCTGACGCAGGTCGTTGCATCATCTTCGGGGGCTCCGCAAGCGCGAGATATGAAGCCAGCGTCTCCTGGGGGCACGATCGAGATCCGCATCGGCCGTGCGGTGGTTAAGGTAGACGGCCTGGTCGACGCTGACATGCTGCGTAACAGACGTTTACAAAGCGCTGCGCGGGCGTGCCGCGTCGACCGGTTGTCGCCAGTCAAACCCTTCGAGCAGAAGCGAGAGTTGGGCGGTGGTCAACGCCACGACGCCAGCGTCGCGGGGCCATGCAAAGCGCCCCTTCTCAAGACGTTTCGCAAATAA
- a CDS encoding PDR/VanB family oxidoreductase, which produces MNTSTLEVKVSRKWADVPGICGFELTTADGASLPPFSAGSHIDVHFPVGLVRQYSLCNNPIESNRYQIAVLRDAEGRGGSKAIHDLIHEGDTIKISAPKNNFPLAHDASHHLFLAGGIGITPILCMAERLSAVDENFEMHYCGRSRERMAFVQRIGSSEFGHRVKLHFDDGDSEQVFNIARTLEQAPPDSHLYVCGPRGFMDAVLAEARKQGWTEDRLHYEFFGGVVEQAAGDKTFQVKLLSSGVTVDVAPGCTVVQALAEKGVELLTSCEQGVCGTCLTRVLEGTPDHRDSYLTDEEKAAGDQFLPCCSRSKTSVLVLDL; this is translated from the coding sequence ATGAATACATCAACTCTCGAGGTCAAGGTCTCGCGCAAGTGGGCTGATGTTCCGGGAATTTGCGGATTTGAGCTGACGACGGCAGACGGAGCAAGTCTTCCCCCCTTCAGCGCGGGGTCGCACATTGATGTTCATTTTCCCGTCGGTCTGGTTCGGCAGTATTCGTTATGCAACAACCCCATCGAGTCGAACCGTTACCAAATTGCTGTGTTGCGTGACGCCGAGGGACGTGGCGGTTCTAAGGCGATACATGACCTTATCCACGAAGGCGACACGATAAAAATTAGTGCTCCGAAAAATAATTTTCCGTTGGCGCATGATGCTTCACATCACCTTTTTCTCGCCGGCGGAATTGGAATAACGCCCATCTTGTGCATGGCGGAGCGATTGTCGGCAGTAGACGAGAACTTCGAAATGCATTACTGCGGCCGCTCCCGCGAGCGCATGGCTTTCGTGCAGCGCATTGGCTCCTCTGAATTTGGACATCGCGTGAAGCTCCACTTCGATGACGGTGATTCTGAGCAGGTTTTCAATATCGCTCGAACGCTTGAGCAGGCGCCTCCGGATAGCCATCTGTATGTTTGCGGGCCCCGGGGCTTTATGGACGCTGTGTTGGCTGAGGCCCGCAAACAGGGATGGACCGAGGACCGACTCCACTATGAGTTCTTTGGAGGAGTCGTCGAGCAAGCCGCCGGAGACAAAACTTTTCAGGTGAAGCTACTCAGCAGCGGTGTCACTGTCGATGTCGCGCCTGGTTGCACCGTCGTGCAGGCGTTAGCCGAGAAGGGCGTCGAGTTACTCACGTCGTGCGAGCAAGGGGTTTGCGGCACTTGCCTCACGCGGGTCCTGGAGGGAACGCCGGACCATCGCGATTCCTACCTGACCGACGAAGAAAAAGCCGCCGGCGACCAGTTCTTGCCCTGCTGTTCGCGTTCGAAAACATCAGTCCTGGTGCTGGACCTTTAA
- the tnpA gene encoding IS66-like element accessory protein TnpA, with translation MDTVTQTVELPARRQNRRHPLEWKRSVVEQTFEPGASVARVARDNNINANQVWAWRKLYAQGLLVEDEQTQTMLPVVVDVQSDRPAGDALEAPDAPIPPVATNGNIQLQHGNTSVRIEGVPDATILRLVLERILR, from the coding sequence ATGGACACAGTGACTCAGACAGTCGAGTTACCCGCAAGGCGTCAGAACCGACGGCATCCATTGGAATGGAAACGATCGGTCGTCGAGCAGACGTTTGAACCCGGTGCCTCGGTCGCGCGGGTCGCCCGCGATAACAACATCAACGCCAATCAGGTGTGGGCCTGGCGCAAACTGTACGCCCAGGGCCTGCTGGTCGAGGATGAGCAAACCCAGACCATGTTGCCTGTCGTTGTAGACGTACAGTCTGATCGACCGGCTGGCGATGCGCTGGAGGCGCCAGACGCGCCGATACCTCCGGTGGCTACAAACGGCAATATTCAGCTTCAGCATGGCAACACTTCGGTCCGGATAGAAGGCGTGCCCGATGCGACGATATTGCGCCTGGTCCTCGAGCGGATTCTTCGATGA
- a CDS encoding TniQ family protein, with amino-acid sequence MHDISPRQGSFNFESDLPITSWLPDETLFSVAGRHHILSGNYHASQTFLQLFGHPRFRSHHDLPSRIDVFVENTRGVFGDARQVILGHTLLPFYLPLKSSEHLDVALSAMRGNRVGALKYQLGMLTNHFEAHHPLRACVTCMDEDVSGFHVAYWHRTHQYPLVWVCPRHGTVLLESTARQPGTHHYDWHLPQRSLLEPPVTSSSVLMTSGRGLLARLTFAAIGLAELATTVCLDRQRMTQIYRKRLFDLGLKDTLGKLDIGSCVASILDMAAPLREIHELFPLPSSPDTARAYVSRLCWLPAGNLHPTLHLFAIVWLFDTWQKFLAAYWLETSRCNQSDLASSSVSRDRQLQNIRKAYHEEFD; translated from the coding sequence ATGCACGATATCTCGCCGCGTCAGGGTTCGTTCAATTTTGAATCGGACTTACCCATTACCTCGTGGCTGCCAGATGAGACGCTCTTCAGTGTTGCAGGGCGACATCACATTCTGTCGGGCAATTACCATGCGTCACAAACGTTCCTCCAGTTGTTTGGACATCCGCGATTCAGGTCCCACCACGATCTCCCGTCTCGCATTGATGTATTTGTCGAAAACACTCGAGGGGTATTTGGTGACGCACGACAGGTAATTCTTGGGCATACACTGCTGCCTTTCTATCTACCTTTGAAGTCATCGGAACATCTGGACGTAGCCTTAAGTGCCATGCGCGGAAATCGAGTCGGAGCATTGAAGTACCAGTTGGGAATGTTGACGAATCATTTTGAAGCGCATCATCCGCTAAGGGCATGCGTGACTTGTATGGACGAAGACGTCAGTGGCTTTCATGTGGCCTATTGGCATCGCACACATCAATACCCTCTGGTCTGGGTCTGTCCGCGACATGGAACCGTTCTTCTTGAGTCAACTGCTCGACAACCAGGAACCCACCACTATGACTGGCATCTCCCGCAACGAAGTTTGCTTGAGCCTCCGGTCACCTCCTCATCCGTTCTGATGACGAGTGGTCGTGGGTTGCTTGCACGACTCACTTTCGCCGCTATCGGACTGGCAGAGCTCGCAACAACTGTATGTCTTGACCGACAACGAATGACACAGATTTATAGGAAAAGACTTTTTGACCTTGGGTTGAAAGACACGTTAGGCAAACTTGATATAGGAAGTTGCGTCGCCTCGATCCTTGACATGGCGGCGCCACTTCGAGAAATACACGAATTGTTTCCGCTCCCTTCTTCACCGGATACGGCACGCGCATACGTTTCCCGACTTTGCTGGTTACCCGCCGGCAACTTGCATCCGACTCTGCATCTGTTCGCAATCGTCTGGCTGTTCGACACGTGGCAGAAATTCCTGGCTGCATACTGGCTTGAAACCTCCAGATGCAATCAATCGGATCTAGCGTCGTCTAGCGTATCCAGAGACAGGCAACTTCAGAATATAAGGAAGGCTTATCACGAAGAATTCGACTGA
- a CDS encoding TniQ family protein, translated as MVIALPLPDEFIRGHYGRLRQLHKFRTTQRCASLRFLSSSDVKEENRQLPHQLVASAIGMDTSTYLRRHSLVPFLQLAAPNEWSTSDFETPGAKKGIATSLARPNAYFCLDCIQFDRETQHFSYWRREHQLPGVDVCEKHRQPLMWIGDARAFEYPPEAWKFAAQPVSPDLASLHSLPIIGRYLSVAKRFLTGGQRVWRHSAAVHHRMHAARHGLRVGLRGNRPNLSSFVAWNFPNLWLEEHFPSLLNMGNDKSCATIDAACRSAQHAAGMAHAMILAATSDCSTTTLDEFFSPVSQKFLESLRHVQRENQSSQQRKIRAQNENRKRARIAADRHTLLEPYLEHRGVYSEIAKTFGVSVVAVSKRFRRVGLPSLAKESPQKQHEILVGLKNELVRETHVHRMHSSLDHSPPTEPTP; from the coding sequence ATGGTTATTGCACTCCCTCTTCCGGACGAATTCATCCGCGGACACTATGGTCGGCTCCGCCAGTTGCATAAATTTAGAACTACACAGCGCTGTGCGTCACTGCGCTTCCTTAGCAGCAGCGACGTGAAGGAGGAAAATCGCCAGCTTCCTCATCAATTGGTCGCGTCTGCAATTGGGATGGATACCTCGACATATTTGCGGCGTCATTCACTCGTCCCGTTTCTACAACTTGCGGCACCGAATGAATGGTCGACTAGTGATTTTGAGACTCCTGGAGCAAAGAAAGGAATAGCCACATCCCTGGCGAGACCGAATGCCTATTTCTGCCTCGATTGCATACAATTTGACCGTGAAACGCAACACTTTTCTTACTGGCGGCGAGAGCATCAATTGCCAGGGGTCGACGTGTGCGAAAAGCACCGCCAGCCCCTTATGTGGATCGGCGATGCACGAGCCTTTGAATATCCTCCCGAAGCCTGGAAATTCGCGGCCCAGCCAGTCTCTCCCGACCTCGCCAGCCTCCACTCCCTGCCCATTATTGGCCGCTATTTATCAGTCGCAAAGAGGTTCCTCACAGGAGGACAGCGGGTGTGGCGCCACTCTGCCGCCGTTCATCACCGAATGCATGCCGCTCGCCACGGTCTTAGGGTGGGACTACGCGGCAACCGGCCAAATCTTTCCTCATTTGTGGCCTGGAATTTTCCGAACTTGTGGCTCGAAGAACACTTCCCTTCGCTATTAAACATGGGAAATGATAAATCGTGCGCGACAATCGATGCTGCTTGCCGATCGGCTCAGCACGCCGCCGGTATGGCGCACGCAATGATACTTGCAGCCACTTCGGATTGTTCGACCACTACGCTGGACGAGTTCTTTTCGCCGGTAAGTCAAAAATTCCTTGAATCTCTACGACATGTCCAACGTGAAAATCAAAGTTCCCAACAACGCAAGATACGCGCTCAAAATGAGAATCGAAAACGTGCGCGCATCGCCGCCGACAGGCACACTCTTTTAGAGCCGTACCTTGAGCACCGAGGCGTTTATTCCGAAATTGCGAAAACTTTTGGAGTAAGCGTGGTGGCTGTTTCAAAGAGATTTCGTAGAGTTGGGCTTCCGTCCCTTGCCAAGGAATCTCCGCAGAAACAGCATGAAATCCTCGTCGGCTTAAAGAATGAGCTTGTCCGCGAAACGCATGTGCACAGAATGCATTCTTCGTTGGATCACAGCCCCCCGACTGAGCCCACACCATAA
- a CDS encoding PD-(D/E)XK nuclease domain-containing protein produces the protein MRAHPTVLHFERAVVIELSHVDHCDVWCAVFHQDHFPTCNDVVCQLSYALATTARDDARRRAFADGVDWLAGRKLSSGDSHVAFCFDAIAMLGIALGARAVDDIALTERVSNWFETFIADVVSKHAGPSWARYLLASVPALVSVSTGVALPDVDDDDADVKLVLQSSIVSNAGVDTALQNRARRRVKRTENEDAERAVLLLGALDFVSNLPVTVDLQRPSIAQVSQMLARAPAALRRWTWEDAPKTRNSDAMKWDVQHEYCVQNLLYAILAPIFTDLVDEEWMPPVGQKNPRIDIGIPSLNLIVEAKFLRPGVSFASLIGELAEDASLYRARGSGGRYLHVLPFVWDDSRRTEEHAKFLQGHEQIEGIAHPVVIARPST, from the coding sequence ATGCGCGCTCACCCTACTGTGCTCCACTTCGAGCGCGCGGTAGTAATTGAGCTTTCGCACGTCGACCATTGCGACGTATGGTGCGCCGTCTTTCATCAGGACCATTTCCCTACCTGCAATGACGTCGTCTGCCAACTCAGCTACGCGCTTGCAACTACGGCACGTGACGATGCCAGACGACGCGCGTTTGCAGATGGGGTTGACTGGCTCGCCGGCCGGAAGCTCAGTTCTGGCGACAGCCACGTTGCCTTTTGCTTTGACGCCATTGCGATGCTAGGGATTGCTCTTGGTGCACGCGCCGTTGATGACATCGCGCTTACGGAGCGCGTCTCGAACTGGTTCGAAACGTTTATAGCTGATGTCGTGTCGAAACACGCTGGGCCATCATGGGCGCGCTATCTGCTGGCTTCTGTTCCTGCTCTGGTCAGCGTATCGACGGGCGTCGCCTTGCCAGATGTCGACGACGACGATGCTGACGTCAAACTCGTTCTTCAAAGCTCAATAGTGAGCAATGCAGGAGTCGACACGGCCCTGCAGAACAGGGCAAGGAGGAGAGTCAAGCGGACCGAAAACGAAGATGCTGAGCGCGCGGTCCTCCTATTGGGCGCGCTCGACTTCGTCTCCAACCTTCCCGTGACCGTGGACCTACAGCGACCGTCTATCGCACAGGTCTCGCAAATGCTGGCACGCGCTCCAGCTGCACTTCGGCGGTGGACATGGGAGGATGCGCCGAAAACACGAAATTCGGACGCAATGAAGTGGGACGTTCAGCACGAGTATTGCGTACAGAATCTTCTGTACGCAATACTGGCTCCAATTTTCACGGACTTGGTCGATGAGGAATGGATGCCGCCAGTTGGACAGAAAAATCCGCGTATCGATATAGGGATTCCGTCATTAAATCTCATTGTTGAAGCCAAGTTCTTGCGTCCAGGGGTCAGTTTTGCGAGCTTGATAGGCGAACTGGCCGAAGACGCGAGCCTCTACCGCGCACGAGGTAGTGGCGGCCGCTACTTGCATGTCTTGCCTTTCGTGTGGGACGACAGTCGGCGAACGGAGGAACACGCGAAGTTCCTGCAAGGACACGAGCAAATTGAGGGTATCGCTCACCCCGTCGTTATCGCAAGACCTAGCACATGA
- a CDS encoding MbcA/ParS/Xre antitoxin family protein: MSLFDHWNLSSEDQAVLLGLAPGNRPALARYRKGARIGTTRDQCDRVRHLLGIHRSLRLLFPRNREVAYGWMKMRNRAFGDMTPVEAIRKYGFVGLLMVRAYLDRVRRQ; encoded by the coding sequence ATGTCACTGTTCGATCATTGGAATCTGTCGAGCGAAGATCAGGCTGTCTTGCTGGGGTTGGCACCGGGAAATCGGCCTGCCCTAGCCCGTTACCGGAAAGGCGCTCGTATTGGTACGACGCGAGACCAATGCGACCGTGTCAGACATCTTCTCGGCATCCACAGGAGCCTTCGTCTGCTGTTCCCGCGCAATCGGGAAGTGGCCTACGGCTGGATGAAAATGCGCAACCGCGCCTTCGGCGACATGACGCCAGTGGAGGCGATCAGGAAGTACGGGTTCGTCGGGTTGCTGATGGTGCGTGCATATCTGGATCGCGTACGTAGGCAGTGA